A portion of the Symphalangus syndactylus isolate Jambi chromosome 13, NHGRI_mSymSyn1-v2.1_pri, whole genome shotgun sequence genome contains these proteins:
- the LOC134732108 gene encoding proline-rich protein 23D1-like isoform X1, which translates to MAFLPQGPQLPHRKLIIVVLEPGMLLHLRLGEEVLLLDPQGALRLSLVSVLLLVVPEQVLMSLKDLLYPAHARWLLFTSTETVWEIDIENGSVRAQRAENVCVAPSVKESEAPQGFLPVMGPPSNLVHGIGPSSRRVLYLKPCYRAAVPQGSSQMPKPRPWRQALPEEFNLDLHGLEPLPNSALRPLPPSPSPEPTICHEVLWRPMCKARRRLFSG; encoded by the coding sequence ATGGCTTTTCTCCCCCAGGGCCCACAGCTTCCCCACAGGAAGCTGATCATCGTGGTCCTGGAACCAGGAATGCTCCTGCACCTGCGGCTGGGAGAGGAGGTCTTGCTGCTGGACCCACAGGGAGCCCTGCGACTCAGCCTCGTCAGTGTGCTCCTCCTGGTGGTCCCTGAGCAAGTCCTGATGTCCTTGAAGGATCTCTTGTACCCTGCCCATGCCCGCTGGCTCCTGTTCACGAGCACAGAGACTGTCTGGGAGATTGACATTGAAAATGGATCTGTGAGAGCCCAGAGAGCAGAGAATGTGTGCGTGGCGCCTTCAGTAAAAGAGAGTGAGGCTCCCCAAGGCTTCCTGCCCGTGATGGGACCCCCGTCAAACCTTGTGCATGGAATCGGCCCTTCTTCCCGGCGTGTCCTCTACCTCAAACCTTGCTACAGAGCCGCTGTGCCCCAGGGCTCGTCCCAAATGCCCAAGCCTAGGCCCTGGAGACAGGCTCTGCCTGAAGAATTCAACTTGGATCTCCATGGCCTGGAGCCCCTGCCCAACTCTGCCCTCAGACCTCTACCTCCCTCACCCAGTCCGGAGCCCACAATCTGCCACGAGGTTCTATGGAGGCCAATGTGCAAGGCCCGAAGACGTCTCTTCTCAGGCTGA
- the LOC134732108 gene encoding proline-rich protein 23D1-like isoform X2, with the protein MLLHLRLGEEVLLLDPQGALRLSLVSVLLLVVPEQVLMSLKDLLYPAHARWLLFTSTETVWEIDIENGSVRAQRAENVCVAPSVKESEAPQGFLPVMGPPSNLVHGIGPSSRRVLYLKPCYRAAVPQGSSQMPKPRPWRQALPEEFNLDLHGLEPLPNSALRPLPPSPSPEPTICHEVLWRPMCKARRRLFSG; encoded by the coding sequence ATGCTCCTGCACCTGCGGCTGGGAGAGGAGGTCTTGCTGCTGGACCCACAGGGAGCCCTGCGACTCAGCCTCGTCAGTGTGCTCCTCCTGGTGGTCCCTGAGCAAGTCCTGATGTCCTTGAAGGATCTCTTGTACCCTGCCCATGCCCGCTGGCTCCTGTTCACGAGCACAGAGACTGTCTGGGAGATTGACATTGAAAATGGATCTGTGAGAGCCCAGAGAGCAGAGAATGTGTGCGTGGCGCCTTCAGTAAAAGAGAGTGAGGCTCCCCAAGGCTTCCTGCCCGTGATGGGACCCCCGTCAAACCTTGTGCATGGAATCGGCCCTTCTTCCCGGCGTGTCCTCTACCTCAAACCTTGCTACAGAGCCGCTGTGCCCCAGGGCTCGTCCCAAATGCCCAAGCCTAGGCCCTGGAGACAGGCTCTGCCTGAAGAATTCAACTTGGATCTCCATGGCCTGGAGCCCCTGCCCAACTCTGCCCTCAGACCTCTACCTCCCTCACCCAGTCCGGAGCCCACAATCTGCCACGAGGTTCTATGGAGGCCAATGTGCAAGGCCCGAAGACGTCTCTTCTCAGGCTGA
- the LOC134732110 gene encoding proline-rich protein 23D1-like: MKGSRRPRSPSDSCTESKSEHAGESGSSSTQSNAPKRQKVEELGPQPGVEPAPVQPGPHHPAQQPLELPQGPQLPHRKLIIVVLEPGMLLHLRLGEEVLLLDPQGALRLSLVSVLLLVVPEQVLMSLKDLLYPAHARWLLFTSTETVWEIDIENGSVRAQRAENVCVAPSVKESEAPQGFLPVMGPPSNLVHGIGPSSRRVLYLKPCYRAAVPQGSSQMPKPRPWRQALPEEFNLDLHGLEPLPNSALRPLPPSPSPEPTICHEVLWRPMCKARRRLFSG, translated from the exons ATGAAAGGTTCCCGGCGCCCAAGAAGCCCCAGTGATTCCTGCACGGAATCCAAGAGCGAACACGCGGGAGAGAGCGG CTCCAGCAGCACGCAATCGAATGCCCCAAAACGCCAGAAAGTGGAGGAGCTGGGTCCTCAGCCAG GTGTAGAACCAGCTCCAGTACAGCCAGGTCCCCACCACCCTGCACAGCAGCCCCTGGAGCTGCCCCAG GGCCCACAGCTTCCCCACAGGAAGCTGATCATCGTGGTCCTGGAACCAGGAATGCTCCTGCACCTGCGGCTGGGAGAGGAGGTCTTGCTGCTGGACCCACAGGGAGCCCTGCGACTCAGCCTCGTCAGTGTGCTCCTCCTGGTGGTCCCTGAGCAAGTCCTGATGTCCTTGAAGGATCTCTTGTACCCTGCCCATGCCCGCTGGCTCCTGTTCACGAGCACAGAGACTGTCTGGGAGATTGACATTGAAAATGGATCTGTGAGAGCCCAGAGAGCAGAGAATGTGTGCGTGGCGCCTTCAGTAAAAGAGAGTGAGGCTCCCCAAGGCTTCCTGCCCGTGATGGGACCCCCGTCAAACCTTGTGCATGGAATCGGCCCTTCTTCCCGGCGTGTCCTCTACCTCAAACCTTGCTACAGAGCCGCTGTGCCCCAGGGCTCGTCCCAAATGCCCAAGCCTAGGCCCTGGAGACAGGCTCTGCCTGAAGAATTCAACTTGGATCTCCATGGCCTGGAGCCCCTGCCCAACTCTGCCCTCAGACCTCTACCTCCCTCACCCAGTCCGGAGCCCACAATCTGCCACGAGGTTCTATGGAGGCCAATGTGCAAGGCCCGAAGACGTCTCTTCTCAGGCTGA
- the LOC134732111 gene encoding proline-rich protein 23D1-like yields the protein MKGSRRPRSPSDSCTESKSEHAGESGSSSTQSNAPKRQKVEELGPQPGVEPAPVQPGPHHPAQQPLELPQGPQLPHRKLIIVVLEPGMLLHLRLGEEVLLLDPQGALRLSLVSVLLLVVPEQVLMSLKDLLYPAHARWLLFTSTETVWEIDIENGSVRAQRAENVCVAPSVKESEAPQGFLPVMGPPSNLVHGIGPSSRRVLYLKPCYRAAVPQGSSQMPKPRPWRQALPEEFNLDLHGLEPLPNSALRPLPPSPSPEPTICHEVLWRPMCKARRRLFSG from the exons CTCCAGCAGCACGCAATCGAATGCCCCAAAACGCCAGAAAGTGGAGGAGCTGGGTCCTCAGCCAG GTGTAGAACCAGCTCCAGTACAGCCAGGTCCCCACCACCCTGCACAGCAGCCCCTGGAGCTGCCCCAG GGCCCACAGCTTCCCCACAGGAAGCTGATCATCGTGGTCCTGGAACCAGGAATGCTCCTGCACCTGCGGCTGGGAGAGGAGGTCTTGCTGCTGGACCCACAGGGAGCCCTGCGACTCAGCCTCGTCAGTGTGCTCCTCCTGGTGGTCCCTGAGCAAGTCCTGATGTCCTTGAAGGATCTCTTGTACCCTGCCCATGCCCGCTGGCTCCTGTTCACGAGCACAGAGACTGTCTGGGAGATTGACATTGAAAATGGATCTGTGAGAGCCCAGAGAGCAGAGAATGTGTGCGTGGCGCCTTCAGTAAAAGAGAGTGAGGCTCCCCAAGGCTTCCTGCCCGTGATGGGACCCCCGTCAAACCTTGTGCATGGAATCGGCCCTTCTTCCCGGCGTGTCCTCTACCTCAAACCTTGCTACAGAGCCGCTGTGCCCCAGGGCTCGTCCCAAATGCCCAAGCCTAGGCCCTGGAGACAGGCTCTGCCTGAAGAATTCAACTTGGATCTCCATGGCCTGGAGCCCCTGCCCAACTCTGCCCTCAGACCTCTACCTCCCTCACCCAGTCCGGAGCCCACAATCTGCCACGAGGTTCTATGGAGGCCAATGTGCAAGGCCCGAAGACGTCTCTTCTCAGGCTGA